From a region of the Paralichthys olivaceus isolate ysfri-2021 chromosome 4, ASM2471397v2, whole genome shotgun sequence genome:
- the tmem230b gene encoding transmembrane protein 230b gives MPARSVVSNGTPSNKVRYSRLASDDDGYIDLQFKRSPPKVPYKAIALATVLFLIGSLLIIIGALLLAGYFGVTHTDRTVPVLIIGILVFLPGIYHLRIAYYASKGYPGYSYDDIPDFDD, from the exons ATGCCCGCTCGTAGCGTCGTGTCCAACGGGACTCCCAGCAACAAAGTCAGGTACTCGAGGTTAGCCTCCGATGATGACGGCTACATTGACTTACAG ttCAAAAGGAGCCCACCCAAAGTCCCGTACAAAGCCATCGCTCTCGCCACAGTCCTCTTCTTAATTGGCTCTCTGTTAATCATCATTGGTGCCCTTCTCCTGGCTGGATACTTTGGAGTCACT cacACAGACCGGACTGTGCCTGTCCTCATCATTGGGATCCTGGTTTTCCTGCCTGGGATTTACCACCTCCGGATAGCTTACTATGCGTCAAAGGGCTACCCAGGCTACTCCTATGATGATATCCCAGACTTTGATGACTGA